Proteins from one Parasteatoda tepidariorum isolate YZ-2023 chromosome 4, CAS_Ptep_4.0, whole genome shotgun sequence genomic window:
- the LOC107445207 gene encoding uncharacterized protein, with protein MHSTKIKSASEEIFCLYRKQNPQKSKMLILQAFFMFGALIFTVWSSDSTDHGEYGNDNEFRKSICESESEGLHSDMEICFKLETKAVREGMLECLKKASPDTEDNITAYVKAACENKEIFHTLDACYEGMKNQAASKKKMEVTKEAGECYMEAAKKHGLDLVITYFDEVSK; from the exons TACAGAAAACAAAATCctcaaaaaagcaaaatgttgATATTGCAAGCTTTCTTTATGTTTGGAGCTTTGATTTTTACTGTTTGGAGTTCAGATTCCACAGATCATGGAGAATATGGAAACGATAATGAATTCAGGAAGTCTATTTGTG aaagtgAAAGTGAAGGCCTGCATTCTGATatggaaatttgttttaaactggAGACAAAGGCG GTACGTGAAGGAATGTTAGAGTGCCTTAAAAAAGCCTCCCCTGATACAGAAGATAATATTACAGCCTACGTTAAAGCTGCatgtgaaaataaagaaatatttcacacG CTTGATGCTTGTTATGAAGGGATGAAGAATCAAGCAGCGtcaaagaaaaaa atGGAAGTTACAAAAGAAGCTGGT gaaTGCTATATGGAAGCTGCTAAGAAACATGGATTAGATCTCGTCATTACTTACTTCGATGAAGTatcgaagtaa